In the Lysinibacillus sp. PLM2 genome, one interval contains:
- the ctaG gene encoding cytochrome c oxidase assembly factor CtaG produces MPLSIFGFQALWSPYLIGVIVFLTVLYFLVTVKWRKDFKVSEPLKKSEAIYFLLAMITLYIVIGSPIDLLSHILFTMHMVQMALLLLLVPVFLIKGIPWWIWQIVVNAPVVKTIFNIFTKPVVAVFVFAMMFSLYHLPVIFDAIKLDETLHGIFTFIVFLSAFFMNWPLINTLEDQPKMKSLYKLGYIIANAVLITPACALIIFAGEPLYATYSDSEVWLKAMELCVPVGTLAGLGLSGPELFFPGNLTTLGDQQTGGVLMKIIQEIIFAVILFKVFKQWWKEEHSANEDEITEKALKEFQALKQSQQH; encoded by the coding sequence ATGCCTTTAAGTATATTTGGTTTTCAAGCTTTATGGAGCCCATATTTAATAGGTGTCATCGTATTTTTAACAGTACTATATTTTCTCGTTACAGTTAAATGGAGAAAAGACTTTAAAGTAAGTGAACCTTTAAAAAAGAGTGAAGCTATTTACTTTCTTCTTGCGATGATCACTCTTTATATTGTTATTGGGTCGCCTATTGATTTACTCTCACATATTTTATTTACCATGCATATGGTGCAAATGGCACTTTTATTACTTTTAGTACCAGTTTTCTTAATTAAGGGTATTCCTTGGTGGATTTGGCAAATTGTAGTCAATGCACCAGTAGTGAAAACAATTTTTAACATCTTTACTAAACCAGTAGTCGCTGTTTTTGTTTTTGCTATGATGTTTTCTCTGTATCATTTACCAGTTATATTTGATGCGATTAAATTAGACGAAACATTACATGGTATCTTTACATTCATCGTTTTCCTATCTGCTTTCTTCATGAATTGGCCTTTAATAAATACTCTTGAAGACCAACCGAAAATGAAGAGTCTTTATAAGCTAGGATATATTATTGCTAATGCTGTTCTAATTACTCCAGCTTGTGCTCTTATAATTTTTGCTGGAGAACCTTTGTATGCAACTTATTCTGATAGCGAAGTTTGGTTGAAAGCAATGGAATTATGTGTACCTGTAGGGACTTTAGCGGGATTAGGTTTGTCTGGACCAGAATTGTTTTTCCCGGGAAATTTAACGACTCTTGGAGACCAACAAACAGGTGGAGTCTTAATGAAGATTATACAAGAAATTATTTTTGCTGTGATTTTATTTAAAGTATTTAAACAATGGTGGAAAGAAGAGCATAGTGCTAATGAAGATGAAATAACAGAAAAAGCATTAAAAGAATTCCAAGCTTTAAAACAAAGTCAACAACATTAA
- a CDS encoding methyltransferase → MRVVAGERKGMPLKAVTGSTTRPTTDKVKESIFNIIGPFFDGGIALDLFAGSGGLGIETLSRGADKGIFVEKDGRAFQTLQENIKKCRYEDCTELFRTDATRAVKGLLKRDIQIDYLFLDPPYKKTEYYDLVDVLVENGKLTERAIIVCEHSKEVNLPKQYGSFTLTREETYGSTIISIYKNGI, encoded by the coding sequence GTGAGAGTTGTAGCAGGTGAAAGAAAAGGAATGCCGTTAAAAGCGGTGACTGGGTCAACAACAAGACCAACAACAGATAAAGTAAAGGAATCTATTTTTAATATCATTGGTCCATTTTTTGATGGAGGCATTGCACTAGATTTATTTGCAGGTAGTGGTGGATTAGGTATAGAAACATTAAGTAGGGGTGCTGATAAAGGGATATTTGTTGAAAAGGATGGTCGTGCCTTTCAAACGTTACAAGAGAATATAAAAAAGTGTCGTTATGAAGATTGCACAGAACTTTTTAGAACAGACGCAACTCGTGCTGTTAAAGGGCTATTAAAAAGGGATATCCAAATTGATTATTTATTTTTAGATCCCCCATATAAGAAAACCGAATACTATGACCTAGTAGATGTTTTAGTAGAAAATGGGAAGCTTACAGAAAGAGCGATTATCGTATGTGAACATTCCAAAGAAGTAAATTTACCTAAACAATATGGTTCTTTCACATTAACGAGGGAAGAAACCTACGGTAGTACAATTATTTCAATATATAAGAATGGTATTTAA
- the rpmF gene encoding 50S ribosomal protein L32, protein MAVPFRRTSKTAKRKRRTHFKLSVPGMIACPNCGEATLSHHVCKSCGHYKGKEVVSK, encoded by the coding sequence ATGGCTGTACCATTTAGAAGAACTTCTAAAACTGCTAAAAGAAAGCGTCGTACGCATTTCAAATTATCTGTACCTGGTATGATAGCTTGCCCAAACTGTGGTGAAGCAACTTTATCTCACCACGTTTGTAAATCTTGCGGACACTATAAAGGTAAAGAAGTAGTTAGCAAATAA
- the ctaE gene encoding cytochrome B oxidoreductase: MDINTKFTPKSWPDHAEQATVEGKNKFVGIWIFICSDIVLFASVFATYLSLKDRGPAGMEFSAADLFGLELAFVMTMLLLTSSLTSVYAMYHMKNHNFKGVQTWMIVTVLLGLGFLGLEIYEFVEYVHEGFTYTQSAFGSSFYTLVGTHGLHVVIGLVWMTGLIIRNFKRGLNLYNAPKYFAASIYWHFIDVVWVFIFTVVYLMGVLG; this comes from the coding sequence ATGGATATCAATACTAAATTCACCCCAAAATCTTGGCCTGATCATGCTGAGCAAGCAACAGTTGAAGGAAAAAATAAATTCGTTGGAATTTGGATTTTCATTTGTAGTGATATTGTATTGTTTGCCAGCGTATTTGCTACTTACCTTTCATTAAAAGATAGAGGTCCTGCTGGAATGGAATTTTCAGCAGCTGATTTATTCGGTCTTGAACTAGCATTTGTTATGACAATGTTACTTTTAACTTCATCGTTAACAAGTGTCTATGCAATGTATCATATGAAAAACCATAATTTTAAAGGCGTTCAAACTTGGATGATTGTTACAGTCTTATTAGGACTTGGATTCCTTGGTCTAGAAATTTATGAGTTTGTGGAGTATGTACATGAAGGATTTACTTATACTCAATCAGCGTTCGGTTCATCGTTCTATACGTTAGTTGGAACACATGGACTACACGTTGTAATTGGTTTAGTATGGATGACAGGTTTAATTATCCGTAACTTTAAACGTGGATTAAACCTTTACAATGCGCCTAAATACTTTGCAGCGTCAATTTATTGGCACTTCATCGATGTTGTTTGGGTATTCATTTTCACTGTAGTTTACTTAATGGGGGTGCTAGGATAA
- the ctaF gene encoding cytochrome c oxidase subunit 4B — protein MGHDTHVHEKSQAQYDYDRRKNAAEMRKQVVNFAIMIFFTFIAFAVVIADFSPYFIKPIILLMAGVQVVLQLYSFMHMGEKKAAHIGVINTFVWMGGIIAFTFFLAFLTIIWW, from the coding sequence ATGGGACACGATACACATGTTCATGAAAAATCTCAAGCACAGTACGATTATGATCGTCGTAAAAACGCAGCTGAAATGCGTAAACAAGTAGTAAACTTTGCGATTATGATTTTCTTTACTTTCATCGCTTTTGCAGTTGTAATTGCAGACTTTTCACCTTATTTTATTAAGCCAATCATTTTACTTATGGCTGGTGTTCAAGTAGTTTTACAGCTTTATTCATTCATGCATATGGGTGAAAAAAAAGCAGCACACATTGGTGTTATTAATACTTTTGTGTGGATGGGTGGAATAATCGCATTTACATTCTTCCTTGCTTTCTTAACGATCATTTGGTGGTAA
- a CDS encoding glycerophosphoryl diester phosphodiesterase codes for MGKKTKLALAIAAASAAAWAGSKAVLKPQKREEKEVLNYKYPIVLAHRGGAHLAPEHTMVAFQNAVDLGVDGFEIDIRLTKDEEIVVFHDDTVDRTTDGSGFVKDYTLEELKQLNHGFHFEDLNGTFPYKEERLPIVTLKELFEAFPNIYINIDIKDSPETYEGSLMPSKLWRLIEDLGVQNRVVVTSFYSEQVDRFNLYAQNRVALGAGETDVRKAFTAFTSQFGHLYHPKVDVFQIPPKLGVISLDMPRFISYLGNLNIPVHFWTINETDMMERLLNRGAKGIVTDRPDLAVPLVRQYIENLNTNDEK; via the coding sequence ATGGGTAAAAAGACAAAATTAGCGCTCGCTATTGCAGCAGCAAGCGCAGCCGCGTGGGCAGGAAGTAAAGCCGTATTAAAACCACAAAAACGAGAAGAAAAAGAAGTATTAAATTACAAGTATCCAATAGTTCTTGCACATCGAGGTGGTGCACATTTAGCACCAGAGCATACAATGGTTGCCTTTCAAAATGCTGTAGATTTAGGTGTTGACGGTTTTGAAATAGATATCCGCTTGACAAAAGACGAAGAAATTGTTGTTTTCCATGATGATACAGTAGATCGCACAACAGATGGCTCAGGCTTTGTAAAAGATTATACGTTAGAAGAATTGAAACAATTAAATCACGGATTTCATTTTGAAGATTTAAATGGAACATTCCCATATAAAGAAGAAAGACTTCCTATTGTAACGTTAAAAGAATTATTTGAGGCATTTCCAAATATATATATCAATATTGATATTAAAGATTCACCCGAAACTTATGAGGGTAGCTTAATGCCTTCAAAGTTATGGCGCCTTATTGAAGATTTAGGTGTACAAAATCGTGTCGTAGTAACCAGCTTTTATAGTGAACAGGTTGATCGATTTAACCTTTATGCGCAAAATCGTGTTGCTCTAGGCGCTGGGGAAACAGATGTACGTAAAGCATTCACTGCTTTTACAAGTCAATTTGGCCATCTATATCACCCTAAAGTTGACGTTTTCCAAATCCCACCAAAACTAGGTGTGATTTCTCTTGATATGCCAAGGTTCATTTCATATTTAGGGAATCTGAATATTCCTGTACATTTTTGGACAATCAATGAAACAGATATGATGGAACGTTTGCTTAATCGAGGCGCAAAAGGAATTGTCACAGATCGTCCTGATTTAGCTGTTCCTTTGGTTCGTCAATATATAGAAAATCTTAATACTAATGATGAGAAATGA
- the ylbF gene encoding regulatory protein YlbF, with translation MIMTSEWVMILDEVDGLSSMILSSEQANNLREAHLAVYSDELLVQKIASFTKMKEQYEDVQRFGKYHPDYHTIMKQIRQLKRELDLEERIAKLKIAENDYQDLLDEISLIIGKSVSEAVKVPVSNPFFATGSSCGSGCGTGGSCSCSA, from the coding sequence ATGATTATGACTTCTGAATGGGTAATGATTCTGGACGAAGTAGATGGATTAAGCTCAATGATACTTTCCTCTGAACAAGCAAATAACTTACGTGAAGCTCACTTAGCGGTTTATAGTGATGAATTGCTTGTACAAAAAATTGCGTCCTTTACAAAAATGAAAGAGCAATATGAAGATGTACAACGTTTTGGGAAATATCATCCCGATTATCATACAATTATGAAACAAATACGCCAGCTAAAACGAGAACTTGACCTTGAGGAACGCATTGCAAAGTTAAAAATTGCAGAGAATGATTATCAAGATTTACTAGATGAAATTAGTTTAATTATTGGGAAATCCGTTTCAGAGGCAGTAAAGGTACCTGTTAGTAATCCATTTTTTGCAACAGGATCTTCTTGTGGTAGTGGTTGCGGTACTGGTGGAAGCTGCTCTTGCTCAGCGTAA
- a CDS encoding membrane protein, producing MSLPILPTLSTTFIVISAILVAIGWGLIAKRKVEAHKKVMLAAGIAALIFFIIYASRTIFIGNTAFGGPDELKGYYTFFLVFHIILATVGAVFGLTSIISGTKNKLKLHRRIGPITSIIWFFVAITGVMVYFLLYVFYKGGETTSVIKAILGF from the coding sequence ATGTCATTACCAATTCTACCAACACTAAGTACAACATTTATCGTAATCAGTGCTATATTAGTTGCAATTGGATGGGGATTAATTGCTAAACGAAAAGTAGAAGCACATAAAAAAGTCATGTTAGCTGCTGGCATAGCAGCGTTAATCTTTTTCATCATCTATGCATCAAGAACAATTTTCATTGGGAATACGGCATTTGGTGGACCAGATGAATTAAAAGGATATTATACTTTCTTTTTAGTATTTCATATTATTTTAGCAACAGTTGGGGCTGTGTTCGGTCTTACAAGTATCATTTCTGGAACAAAAAACAAACTAAAGCTTCATCGTAGAATTGGCCCAATTACAAGTATTATTTGGTTTTTTGTTGCAATTACAGGTGTAATGGTTTACTTCCTATTATATGTATTTTATAAGGGTGGAGAAACTACATCTGTTATTAAAGCAATATTAGGTTTTTAA
- the coaD gene encoding phosphopantetheine adenylyltransferase — MPEKIAVVPGSFDPITNGHLDIIKRAADVFDIVYVAVLNNSSKKPLFSLDERMALIEEVTKTIPNIRIDSSSGLLIDYARSKKAKVIVRGLRAISDFEYEMQITSMNKFLDESIETFFIMTKNKYSFLSSSIVKEVAKYGGSVEGLVPPHVELALNEKFKMKKK; from the coding sequence TTGCCAGAAAAAATAGCGGTTGTACCTGGGAGCTTTGATCCCATTACAAATGGCCATTTAGACATTATTAAACGAGCTGCAGATGTTTTTGATATTGTGTATGTTGCTGTATTAAATAATTCTTCAAAAAAACCACTGTTTTCTTTAGATGAAAGAATGGCTTTAATTGAAGAAGTAACAAAAACAATTCCAAATATCCGAATCGATTCTTCATCAGGGCTATTAATTGATTACGCGAGATCAAAGAAGGCAAAAGTAATTGTGCGCGGACTTCGTGCAATTTCAGATTTTGAATATGAAATGCAAATCACTTCAATGAACAAGTTTTTAGATGAATCCATTGAAACATTTTTTATCATGACAAAGAATAAGTACTCATTTTTAAGCTCCAGTATTGTAAAAGAAGTAGCAAAATACGGTGGAAGTGTGGAAGGGCTAGTTCCTCCTCACGTTGAATTGGCTTTAAACGAAAAATTTAAAATGAAAAAGAAATAA
- a CDS encoding UPF0298 protein has product MKERQGLIVYVTQLKFAKSLRKYGNVHYISRKLKYVVLYCNRDEIEMAINKIQRLPFVKDVVESFRPFLKTEYENAKPDKAKEYDYKIGL; this is encoded by the coding sequence ATGAAAGAAAGACAAGGCCTTATTGTTTATGTTACTCAACTCAAATTTGCAAAAAGTCTAAGAAAATACGGTAATGTTCATTATATATCACGAAAATTAAAATACGTTGTACTTTATTGTAACCGTGATGAAATTGAGATGGCAATAAATAAAATACAACGCCTTCCATTTGTGAAAGACGTTGTAGAATCGTTTCGTCCGTTTTTAAAGACAGAGTATGAAAATGCAAAACCAGATAAAGCAAAAGAATATGATTATAAAATTGGACTTTAA
- the murE_2 gene encoding UDP-N-acetylmuramoyl-L-alanyl-D-glutamate--2,6-diaminopimelate ligase → MQLAELLKDWPCTVKGGSIRIDVHGIEDYAQEVKEGDLFIVRKGTKDDGLKYVDIAIENGAVGIVIEDEKMLDKLNVKVPLIWVPNCLKFMSYSAAKINRFPAEAMQVIAITGTNGKTTVSHFIGQLLNKLHKKVMVIGTNGVYINGEEVQLSFERLTTLQPKHLHKVFQHGVQQGVQYAVLEASSMGLAKHRLDDCSINIGVFLNIAEDHIEDHGSYEKYKASKQLLATLSDRLVLNGDDSFCRTVGLQSKKPKVYFGLGNRVDYQLQVLAEGTSSSTCCLQSKKGQKVLTLPFIGDHHLQNSIAAITTVCELGLNIDEVCAAAETLTLPTGRFQSIKNDLDLSIYIDYAHTEAALRAVLQTLKKTTKRDLIVVFSCGGDRDKHKRIKMGAVASKYADMIYLTTDNPRSEDPEVINSQIAAGFLSTQKYEMILNRGSAIEKAILSAKKGDTILIAGKGHESTQTIGKTQIHFSDIECVQSVLSAMRCNKE, encoded by the coding sequence TTGCAATTAGCTGAGCTACTTAAAGACTGGCCATGTACTGTAAAAGGTGGTTCCATTCGAATAGATGTTCATGGTATAGAAGATTATGCTCAAGAAGTTAAAGAAGGCGACTTGTTTATCGTTCGAAAAGGAACTAAAGATGATGGATTAAAATATGTTGATATTGCTATTGAAAATGGTGCTGTTGGTATTGTGATTGAAGATGAGAAAATGCTCGATAAGTTAAACGTGAAAGTGCCTCTTATATGGGTACCCAATTGCTTGAAATTTATGTCTTATAGTGCAGCAAAAATTAATCGATTTCCGGCTGAAGCAATGCAAGTAATCGCCATTACAGGAACAAATGGAAAAACCACAGTTAGTCATTTTATCGGACAGCTACTAAACAAACTACATAAAAAAGTAATGGTGATTGGTACAAATGGCGTATACATTAACGGTGAGGAAGTACAACTTTCATTTGAACGATTGACAACACTTCAACCTAAACATCTCCACAAAGTTTTTCAACATGGAGTTCAACAGGGAGTTCAATACGCAGTGTTAGAAGCATCTTCTATGGGATTGGCGAAACACCGATTAGATGATTGCTCAATCAATATTGGCGTATTTTTAAACATAGCAGAAGATCATATTGAAGATCATGGTTCCTATGAAAAATATAAAGCATCAAAGCAACTATTAGCAACATTATCTGATCGACTTGTTTTAAATGGAGACGACTCATTTTGTAGAACGGTTGGATTACAGTCGAAAAAGCCTAAAGTATATTTTGGTTTAGGTAATAGAGTCGATTATCAATTGCAGGTTCTAGCAGAGGGAACAAGTTCCTCCACATGTTGCTTACAAAGTAAAAAAGGTCAAAAAGTACTTACATTACCCTTTATAGGAGATCATCATTTGCAAAATTCCATTGCAGCTATTACTACGGTTTGCGAACTAGGCTTAAATATTGACGAAGTATGTGCAGCTGCTGAAACATTAACTCTACCAACTGGAAGGTTTCAATCAATTAAAAATGATTTAGATTTATCCATTTATATAGATTATGCACATACAGAAGCTGCATTAAGAGCAGTATTACAAACTCTAAAGAAAACTACTAAAAGAGATTTAATCGTAGTTTTTAGCTGTGGTGGGGATCGTGATAAACATAAGCGAATTAAAATGGGAGCAGTTGCTTCAAAGTATGCTGATATGATTTATTTGACGACTGATAACCCTAGAAGCGAAGATCCGGAAGTCATTAATTCACAAATTGCAGCAGGTTTTTTATCCACTCAAAAATATGAAATGATTTTAAATCGTGGATCTGCAATAGAAAAAGCTATTTTATCGGCAAAAAAAGGTGATACAATCTTAATTGCTGGAAAAGGGCATGAAAGTACACAGACAATAGGGAAGACACAAATTCATTTTTCAGACATAGAATGTGTTCAATCCGTACTATCTGCCATGAGGTGTAATAAAGAATAA
- a CDS encoding enoyl-CoA hydratase — protein sequence MNYSIENTDGILTFTITREEKRNAINDEVMDGFKEVITYIQTHNDVRFLVITGSGDKAFCSGGDLSEFHKLQTEQEAFGMLSKMGDILYELATLPVPTIALINGTAVGGGCEIATACDFRIVATHAKCGFIQGTLGITSGWGGGTYLFESGIKHDYALKMLIDATTYEARKLYEIGWATRVFEGDKNVALKEFISNMEKIHPSVHNAYKQIKLRSWNEKNMYNRVLEEIKLCAKMWESEAHNEAVNRFLNKSNN from the coding sequence TTGAATTATTCAATTGAAAATACAGATGGGATCTTAACGTTTACGATTACTAGAGAAGAAAAAAGAAATGCAATTAATGACGAAGTAATGGATGGTTTTAAGGAAGTTATTACATACATTCAAACTCATAATGATGTACGATTTTTAGTCATTACTGGAAGTGGAGATAAAGCCTTCTGTTCAGGTGGTGACCTGTCAGAATTTCATAAGCTTCAAACAGAACAGGAAGCTTTTGGTATGTTAAGTAAGATGGGTGATATTTTATATGAGCTTGCAACACTTCCAGTTCCAACAATTGCTCTTATTAATGGTACTGCAGTTGGAGGGGGCTGTGAAATTGCGACTGCATGTGATTTTCGAATAGTGGCAACTCATGCAAAATGTGGTTTTATACAAGGAACATTAGGAATTACGAGTGGCTGGGGTGGAGGTACATACTTGTTCGAAAGTGGTATAAAACACGATTACGCATTAAAAATGTTAATTGACGCAACGACTTATGAAGCAAGAAAATTATATGAGATTGGTTGGGCAACAAGAGTTTTCGAAGGTGATAAGAATGTTGCATTGAAAGAGTTTATTAGTAATATGGAAAAAATCCATCCATCTGTGCATAATGCCTATAAACAAATAAAACTTAGAAGCTGGAATGAGAAAAATATGTACAACAGAGTATTAGAAGAAATAAAACTATGTGCAAAAATGTGGGAAAGTGAAGCCCATAATGAAGCGGTAAATCGCTTCTTAAATAAGTCTAATAACTAA
- the ylbM gene encoding UPF0348 protein YlbM has product MQAVGVVVEYNPFHNGHFYHIEQSKKQTGADVVIAVMSGHFLQRGEPALVDKWHRTKMALQNGVDIVIELPYIFSTAKAELFAKGAIQLLSAMKCQSFAFGSEEGNIEPFHNTYTLLQDYRQEYNELIKYFVSKGLSYPKSLYEAYEQLKQKQYRLYIDLSQPNNILGYHYIEAVYTLKSTIKPVTIQRVKAGYHESINSNTNIASATGIRKEIFEKGSIVDIKNYVPQATFLHLQDWLKQHNQFVQWESFWPLLRFSITRYLPSDLTQFADVSEGIEFALIKYAKKSDSFSEFMNHIKSKRYTWTRLQRMLTHIFTGITKEQLHRIDSPTYIRLLGMSEKGQRYLGEVKKDLDLPLISRVASVNDEVLKIDLRATEIYSQGVQLFSKKKIDEDFQTPPIRFIALT; this is encoded by the coding sequence ATGCAAGCTGTTGGTGTTGTAGTTGAATATAATCCTTTTCATAACGGTCATTTTTATCATATCGAACAATCAAAAAAGCAAACAGGTGCAGATGTGGTGATAGCTGTAATGAGCGGCCATTTTCTGCAAAGAGGTGAACCTGCTCTTGTTGATAAATGGCATCGTACAAAAATGGCATTACAAAATGGTGTAGACATCGTCATTGAACTTCCTTATATTTTTAGTACCGCTAAAGCAGAGCTTTTTGCAAAAGGTGCTATACAACTGTTATCTGCTATGAAATGCCAATCCTTTGCTTTTGGCAGTGAAGAAGGAAACATCGAACCTTTTCATAATACCTATACATTACTTCAAGACTATCGACAGGAATATAATGAACTTATTAAATATTTTGTGTCAAAGGGATTAAGTTATCCTAAAAGTTTATATGAAGCATATGAACAACTTAAACAAAAACAATATCGATTATACATTGATTTATCACAGCCAAACAATATTTTAGGATACCACTATATTGAAGCCGTTTATACCTTAAAATCTACAATTAAGCCAGTCACAATCCAACGAGTCAAAGCGGGATATCATGAAAGCATCAATTCGAATACAAATATCGCCAGTGCCACTGGTATACGAAAAGAAATCTTTGAAAAAGGATCTATAGTAGATATTAAAAATTATGTACCTCAAGCTACATTCTTACATTTACAGGATTGGCTAAAACAGCATAACCAATTTGTGCAATGGGAATCCTTTTGGCCACTTCTACGATTTAGCATTACTCGTTATTTGCCGAGTGATTTAACTCAATTTGCCGATGTATCAGAAGGCATCGAATTTGCTTTGATTAAATATGCAAAAAAAAGTGATTCCTTTTCTGAATTTATGAATCATATCAAATCAAAACGATATACTTGGACAAGGCTTCAAAGAATGTTAACACACATTTTCACTGGAATAACGAAGGAGCAATTACATCGAATAGATTCTCCTACATATATTCGCCTATTAGGTATGTCAGAAAAAGGACAACGTTATTTAGGAGAAGTAAAGAAGGATTTAGATTTACCGTTAATCAGTCGCGTCGCATCCGTTAATGATGAAGTGTTAAAAATAGACTTACGTGCTACAGAAATTTACTCTCAAGGTGTCCAGCTATTTTCAAAGAAAAAAATAGACGAAGATTTTCAAACTCCGCCTATTCGATTTATTGCTTTAACTTAA
- the pccB gene encoding propionyl-CoA carboxylase, translated as MKIYNDILARKEEKIKLGGHLKYHEKLKETGKLFVRDRLSYLFDNGEYEEDGKYANCINEDLPADGVVCAIGKVNGKTVCVMANDSTVKAGSWGVHTVEKIIRIQETAEKLQVPLLYLVDSAGARITDQLAMFPGRRGAGRIFHNQIRLSGIIPQVCILFGPSAAGGAYIPAFCDIVIMVDGNASMYLGSPRMAEKVIGEKVSLEEMGGAKMHCTISGCGDVLADSEHQAIDYAKQYLSYFGSNFNELPKPITPKAPASTCSLEDVIPENQNIPFDMYDLIKGIVDEGSIFEIKKLFAQEIITCLSRIDGKVVGIVANQPKVKGGVLFVDSSDKAAKFIQLCDAFSIPLLFLADVPGFMIGTKVEKAGIIRHGAKFISAMSIASVPKISVIIRKAYGAGLYAMCGPAFEPDVCIALPTAQIAVMGPEAAVNAVYSNKIEAISDSKERMNFVKEKIAEYKDEIDIYKLASQLVIDEIVAPNKLRYTLCERLKYYSSKQISLPSRKHPVYPV; from the coding sequence ATGAAAATTTATAATGACATATTAGCTAGAAAAGAAGAAAAAATAAAATTAGGTGGCCATTTAAAGTATCACGAAAAATTAAAAGAAACAGGTAAATTATTTGTACGTGATCGCCTCTCTTACTTATTCGATAATGGGGAATATGAGGAAGATGGGAAATATGCAAATTGTATAAATGAAGATTTACCAGCAGATGGGGTTGTCTGTGCAATTGGTAAAGTAAATGGAAAAACAGTTTGTGTAATGGCTAATGATTCTACAGTAAAAGCTGGCTCTTGGGGTGTCCATACAGTAGAAAAGATTATTCGCATTCAAGAAACTGCTGAAAAATTACAAGTACCACTACTTTATTTAGTAGATTCTGCAGGTGCACGTATAACTGATCAATTAGCGATGTTTCCAGGTAGACGAGGCGCAGGAAGAATATTTCACAATCAAATTAGATTAAGCGGAATCATACCTCAGGTTTGTATTTTATTTGGCCCTTCTGCTGCAGGTGGAGCATATATTCCGGCGTTCTGTGATATTGTCATCATGGTCGATGGAAATGCCTCTATGTATTTAGGTTCACCAAGAATGGCAGAAAAGGTTATTGGTGAAAAAGTTTCCCTAGAGGAAATGGGCGGGGCTAAAATGCATTGTACAATTAGTGGCTGTGGTGATGTTCTAGCTGATTCAGAGCATCAAGCCATTGACTATGCAAAACAATACTTAAGTTATTTTGGTTCTAACTTTAATGAACTACCTAAGCCTATCACTCCAAAGGCACCGGCATCCACTTGTTCACTAGAGGATGTTATTCCTGAAAATCAAAACATCCCTTTTGATATGTATGATTTGATTAAGGGAATTGTTGATGAGGGGAGTATATTTGAAATAAAGAAATTATTTGCCCAAGAGATCATTACCTGCTTATCTCGAATTGACGGGAAAGTTGTTGGGATTGTTGCAAACCAACCAAAGGTAAAAGGTGGCGTATTGTTCGTCGATTCATCGGATAAAGCGGCGAAGTTTATTCAATTATGTGATGCATTTTCAATCCCACTGTTGTTTTTGGCAGATGTACCTGGCTTTATGATTGGTACAAAGGTAGAAAAAGCTGGAATTATCCGCCATGGGGCAAAATTTATTTCTGCCATGAGTATTGCAAGCGTTCCTAAAATTTCCGTTATTATTCGAAAAGCATACGGAGCGGGGTTATATGCGATGTGTGGCCCTGCATTTGAGCCGGATGTTTGTATTGCCTTGCCTACAGCTCAAATTGCTGTTATGGGGCCAGAAGCTGCAGTAAATGCAGTCTATTCTAATAAAATAGAAGCGATAAGCGATTCTAAGGAACGTATGAATTTTGTAAAGGAAAAAATAGCTGAATATAAAGACGAGATTGATATATATAAACTTGCATCACAATTAGTAATAGATGAGATTGTTGCACCGAATAAATTAAGATATACATTATGTGAAAGATTAAAATACTATTCATCCAAACAAATTTCGTTACCTTCTCGAAAACATCCAGTTTATCCAGTATAA